A part of Onthophagus taurus isolate NC chromosome 7, IU_Otau_3.0, whole genome shotgun sequence genomic DNA contains:
- the LOC111414316 gene encoding aurora kinase C-like has product MAEMDRIVEIARKKVDERRVPSKYKESTIELISSMMSHDAYGNADYKWSLNDFELGHRLGRGKFGRVYSARERKTHYVVALKTIKKQEVVNGGVERQILREIEIQTHLKHPNILQLLTWFQDEFRIYLVLEYAGQGELYNHLKNSPDGRFPEERSAKYVYQVADALEYCHKNHVIHRDLKPENILLTYEDNVKISDFGWSVHAPSLRRNTMCGTLDYLPPEMVNNCEHSNYVDNWCLGILCYEFCVGRPPFESKDSEETYQKIKTLKMRYPSCVPLGAVDLIKKLLVIQAHKRLQLKGVMVHPWITQHYQPREYGH; this is encoded by the exons ATGGCGGAAATGGATCGTATCGTAGAAATTGCTCGAAAAAAAGTTGATGAAAGACGAGTTCCATCAAAGTATAAGGAATCTACAATTGAATTGATCTCCTCGATGATGTCTCATGATGCTTACGGTAATGCAGA ttaCAAATGGTCTTTGAATGATTTTGAATTGGGACATCGCTTGGGCCGTGGAAAATTTGGAAGAGTTTATAGTGCAAGAGAAAGGAAAACACATTACGTTGTCGCTTTAAAAACCATCAAAAAGCAGGAAGTTGTTAATGGAGGTGTTGAACGACAAATTTTAAGAGAAATTGAAATTCAAACACATTTaaa ACACCCAAACATTCTTCAATTACTCACCTGGTTCCAGGATGAATTCAGAATTTACTTGGTTTTAGAATATGCAGGACAAGGAGAGTTGtataatcatttaaaaaacagtCCGGATGGGAGATTTCCAGAAGAAAG ATCTGCTAAGTATGTTTATCAAGTGGCAGATGCATTGGAGTATTGCCATAAAAATCACGTTATTCACCGCGATTTAAAGCCTGAAAATATCCTGTTGACTTACGAAGATAATGTGAAAATATCTGATTTTGGCTGGTCAGTACACGCGCCTTCTTTGAGAAGAAATACAATGTGTGGCACATTGGATTATTTACCCCCAGAAATGGTTAACAATTGTGAGCATAGCAACTATGTAGACAATTGGTGTTTGGGAATACTTTGTTATGAATTTTGCGTTGGAAGACCGCCTTTTGAATCAAAGGATAGTGAGGAAAcatatcaaaaaatcaaaacattgAAGATGAGGTATCCTAGCTGTGTTCCACTTGGGgctgttgatttaatcaagaAA ttattggTTATTCAAGCGCATAAAAGATTGCAGTTAAAAGGGGTTATGGTGCATCCTTGGATTACCCAACATTATCAACCAAGAGAATATGGTCATTAA
- the LOC111414313 gene encoding mitogen-activated protein kinase kinase kinase 15, with amino-acid sequence MSPPTLVIEPDSIDGKSNTDSFGSHSDLSGHTLNAQSSSGCLNIMTKPLMDVVIVIDVSQNDHAVERRRALEDVRQACSQVGANLNHIQFERLDFGETNVISSFYNADITIIDLSITMQQNTLFYHLGVRESFNMKQNIIIYNDTDSDVTMRLKLTCMNNYTFISYALPNDEPNCGMCCLTTSLNEPPELLHSKLRKILQDVEILSKEHMKEKFLSDLKKIKEQYSGAELRTQMHHIRKRLDDPNVLSGDVVLSMLFCFRDIQDYHAMVKLVDDLNSLSVSRKYVNSYILYWYAFALNRRKLVGDREKALGVCLKALEKKENQFPDMICLCGRIYKDKFIESGHQDKVSLNEAIKWYRQGFECQPNEYAGINLATLLVIQGAETSTSEELQHIGMVLNNLIGKKGSLSSLKDYWDVATFFEISVLVQRYAQAVQAAECMFNLKPPDWYLKSTVGNIQLIDKFRKKLDEEQTPEETIFYFWMEFFMEATQTPSNDKIRFHVLIREPNKTLMPTYVCVNLGAELQSIKITNLCLQSLHNACKQIHDWEFTAETIKNVSLYRRDERCLFLYVHQNSDDFQIYFPSEMCKKIFHELVLKLTNNQGVIMTENEPIHEIKYEYERDESGKKIVLGKGTYGVVYAARDLNTQVRIAVKEIPENNIGAVQPLHEEIRLHSQLRHRNIVQYIGSLSEDNYFKIFMEQVPGGSLSALLRSKWGPLKQNEHTIAFYTKQILEGLKYLHDQNIVHRDIKGDNVLVNTYSGVVKISDFGTSKRLTGLSRETGTFAGTLQYMAPEVIDKGQRGYGAPADIWSLGCTIVEMATSKPPFIELESPQAAMFRVGYYKAHPQVPDELSEKARSFILRCFEPDPDKRAKAQELLEDVFITERKKSVRLSNQSVEFNRSVSVPVERVINRTPGRSSAPNQTPVTPETDIHSASSLLPPIHMPSVIYMNSLSSTPSLDTDTDTQDSLHRRNSSGTLLSPEVDSAGTPGSETDGFYLLKKDSQRRTTLSKIFSQDKSKLCEKWLAKVNDKYKGSTVLKIEHLETLMSGFREFLMEKNLMRLQEVISNLKLVIGEDDASINQLRLAIVLFPESANEVLRSQPLKPHWMFALEDLVRQCADAANRAFTFDQLNQNDHQDQLIQHGTVDSTKSSNATFGHFNFKLGDLQDKIVTLIEGVQELTGYVRELVSQNEFRKFDDEEKDDAQIDDKLDNWLKSLNFNESERKKVLQEEFTLDEILYEVERSDLKIGLKAGTEFRLWKQILKVRSNSTTPMVNCKKFVQNNEFALDDINEVERSDL; translated from the exons atgtCACCGCCAACTTTGGTAATAGAACCAGACTCCA ttgATGGTAAAAGCAACACAGACAGTTTTGGTTCGCACTCAGATTTATCAGGACACACATTAAACGCCCAAAGCAGCTCTGGATGTCTTAATATCATGACGAAACCACTCATGGATGTGGTTATTGTCATTGATGTTTCTCAAAATGATCATGCTGTGGAAAGAAGGAGAGCTTTGGAAGATGTTAGACAAGCTTGCAGTCAAGTTGGGGCTAATTTAAATCATATTCAA TTTGAGAGGTTAGATTTTGGAGAAACCAATGTCATAAGCAGTTTTTATAATGCAGACATCACGATTATCGATTTATCAATTACCATGCAACAGAACACCCTATTTTATCACTTGGGAGTTAGAGAAAGCTTTAATATGAAACAAAACATCATAATTTATAATGATACAGATAGTGATGTCACAATGAGgctaaaa TTAACTTGTATGAACAACTATACTTTCATATCATATGCGTTACCAAATGACGAACCCAATTGCGGAATGTGTTGTCTAACAACAAGTTTGAACGAACCACCCGAACTGTTACATTCGAAGCTACGTAAAATCCTACAGGACGTTGAGATTTTAAGCAAAGAACacatgaaagaaaaatttctatcagatttaaaaaaaattaaagaacaatATTCCGGAGCTGAACTTCGCACCCAAATGCATCACATCCGAAAACGATTAGACGACCCCAACGTGTTATCCGGCGACGTCGTTTTAAGCATGCTTTTTTGTTTTCGTGATATCCAAGATTATCACGCGATGGTAAAATTAGTGGACGATTTAAATAGTTTGAGCGTTTCACGAAAATATGTTAATTCGTACATTTTGTATTGGTACGCGTTTGCGTTGAATCGTAGAAAATTAGTGGGTGATCGGGAAAAAGCGCTCGGCGTTTGCTTAAAAGCCTtggagaaaaaagaaaatcaatttcCCGATATGATTTGCCTCTGTGGTAGgatatataaagataaatttattgaatctGGTCATCAAGATAAAGTATCTCTAAACGAAGCGATTAAATGGTATCGCCAAGGATTTGAGTGTCAACCGAATGAGTATGCAGGAATTAATTTAGCCACATTGTTGGTAATTCAAGGTGCGGAAACGTCAACATCCGAAGAATTACAACACATTGGGATGGtgctaaataatttaattggaaAAAAGGGAAGTTTGTCGAGTTTGAAAGACTATTGGGACGTcgcaacattttttgaaatttccgTGTTAGTACAAAGATATGCCCAAGCAGTACAAGCAGCTGAGTGtatgtttaatttgaaaccgCCTGATTGGTATTTAAAGTCTACTGTTGGCAACATACAACTTATTGATAAGTTCAGAAAGAAACTTGATGAGGAACAAACTCCTGAAGAAACG attttttatttctggATGGAGTTTTTTATGGAAGCAACTCAAACCCCATCAAACGATAAAATCCGTTTTCACGTTCTTATTCGCGAACCAAATAAAACCTTAATGCCTACTTATGTTTGTGTTAATCTTGGAGCTGAACTTCAATCAATCAAAATAACCAATTTGTGCCTTCAATCACTACATAATGCTTGCAAACAAATTCACGATTGGGAATTCACAGCGGAAACGATCAAAAACGTCTCGTTGTATAGACGAGATGAACGGTGCTTATTTTTGTATGTTCATCAAAATTCtgatgattttcaaatttattttccatCGGAAATGTGTAAAAAGATATTTCATGAACTAGTTTTGAAATTGACCAACAATCAAGGTGTGATAATGACGGAAAACGAGCCCATACATGAAATTAAGTATGAATATGAACGTGACGAAAgtgggaaaaaaattgttttggggAAAGGAACGTATGGGGTGGTTTATGCAGCTAGAGATTTAAATACTCAGGTTAGGATTGCGGTCAAGGAAATCCCAGAGAATAATATCGGTGCGGTGCAACCATTACACGAAGAAATTCGACTTCATTCGCAGCTTAGACACAGGAATATCGTTCAGTATATCG gttcacTTTCTGAAGataactattttaaaattttcatggAACAAGTTCCGGGAGGTTCATTGAGCGCACTTCTGCGTTCCAAATGGGGACCTCTCAAACAAAACGAACACACAATCGCTTTTTACACCAAACAAATTCTTGAAGGCCTTAAATACCTTCACGATCAAAACATTGTTCATCGCGACATCAAAGGTGATAACGTTTTAGTTAATACTTACAGCGGTGTTGTAAAAATATCCGATTTTGGAACATCTAAACGCCTAACTGGTTTATCCAGAGAAACCGGAACATTCGCTGGAACATTACAGTACATGGCACCAGAAGTAATTGATAAAGGACAAAGAGGTTATGGTGCTCCAGCAGATATTTGGTCTTTGGGTTGCACCATTGTAGAAATGGCAACCAGTAAACCACCGTTTATTGAGTTGGAATCACCCCAAGCAGCTATGTTTCGAGTGGGATATTATAAAGCTCATCCTCAAGTTCCTGATGAATTATCTGAGAAAGCaagaagttttattttgaGGTGTTTTGAACCGGATCCTGACAAAAGGGCTAAGGCGCAAGAGTTGTTGGAGGATGTCTTCATTacagaaagaaagaaaagtgTGCGTTTAAGCAATCAAAGTGTAGAGTTTAATCGAAGCGTTTCTGTTCCTGTAGAAAGAGTTATTAATCGAACACCAGGACGGTCAAGTGCACCAAATCAAACACCAGTGACTCCAGAAACTGA catTCACAGCGCCTCAAGTCTCTTGCCACCTATACATATGCCATCTGTTATTTATATGAACAG cctATCTTCCACGCCTTCTTTGGACACTGATACCGACACCCAAGATTCTTTACATCGACGTAACTCATCTGGAACTTTATTAAGTCCTGAAGTTGATTCTGCAGGAACCCCAGGCTCAGAAACCgatggtttttatttattaaaaaaggattCACAACGCCGAACgacattatcaaaaattttctcccaagataaatcaaaattgtgtGAAAAATGGCTAGCGAAAgtaaatgataaatataaaGGCTCAACTGTTCTTAAAATTGAACATTTAGAAACGTTAATGAGCGGATTTCGAGagtttttaatggaaaaaaatttaatgcgTCTTCAAGAGGTTATAAGTAACTTAAAATTAGTTATTGGCGAAGATGACGCGTCTATTAATCAATTAAGATTGGCGATTGTATTATTTCCA GAATCAGCGAATGAGGTTCTTCGCTCACAACCTTTAAAACCACATTGGATGTTTGCTTTGGAAGACTTAGTTCGGCAATGTGCTGATGCAGCGAATCGCGCTTTTACCTTTGATCAACTGAATCAAAACGACCATCAAGATCAATTAATCCAACATGGAACTGTAGATTCAACAAAAAGTTCTAATGCCACATTTGgacattttaactttaaattaggAGACCTGCAAGATAAAATTGTTACACTCATCGAAGGTGTACAAGAACTCACCGGTTATGTTCGCGAATTAGTCTCTCAAAATGAATTCCGAAAGTTCGATGACGAAGAGAAAGATGATGCGCAAATAGATGACAAGCTAGATAACTggttaaaatctttaaatttcaatGAAAGCGAACGGAAAAAAGTGTTACAAGAAGAATTTACATTGGATGAAATATTGTATGAGGTTGAACGATCCGATTTAAAAATCGGGTTAAAAGCGGGAACTGAATTTAGGTTatggaaacaaattttaaaagttcgtTCAAATTCGACAACACCAATGgttaattgcaaaaaatttgtgCAAAATAATGAATTTGCTTTAGACGATATTAATGAGGTTGAAAGAtctgatttataa